A genomic segment from bacterium encodes:
- the tatC gene encoding twin-arginine translocase subunit TatC, with protein MTDERSDTPRDRPMTLIEHLEELRVRLTRSIIGLLVATLVGFIFVDPLLALLLRPTGHMKLTTLTVLEPFLVKVKIAFLFGLAVSMPWIMYQVYAFISPALTDNERRKTIPLALLAGVLFAIGLVFGYLFVLPISTHWLLAQAGSQFQVLLTANAYISYVLFFLLIVGGTFETPLVILSLAMLGLVTPQTLRREWRIAYMIIAAIAVFGTPDWSPVTMMLVAVPMAMLYEFSIVLCRIFIRPPAKTAQPVRSSG; from the coding sequence GTGACGGACGAACGTTCCGACACCCCGCGCGACCGGCCGATGACGCTCATCGAGCACCTCGAGGAGCTGCGCGTCCGGCTGACCCGGTCGATCATCGGCCTCCTGGTGGCGACGCTGGTCGGCTTCATCTTCGTCGATCCGCTGCTCGCGCTGCTGCTGCGGCCGACCGGGCACATGAAGCTTACCACGCTCACGGTGCTGGAGCCGTTTCTCGTCAAGGTCAAGATCGCGTTCCTGTTCGGGCTCGCCGTCAGCATGCCGTGGATCATGTACCAGGTGTACGCGTTCATCTCGCCGGCGCTGACGGACAACGAGCGGCGCAAGACCATTCCGCTCGCCCTGCTCGCCGGCGTGCTGTTCGCGATCGGGCTCGTCTTCGGGTACCTCTTCGTCCTGCCCATCAGCACGCACTGGCTGCTCGCGCAGGCCGGCAGCCAATTTCAGGTGCTGCTTACCGCGAACGCCTACATCTCGTATGTGTTGTTCTTTCTGCTGATCGTGGGGGGGACGTTCGAGACCCCCCTCGTCATCCTGTCGCTCGCGATGCTGGGGTTGGTCACGCCCCAGACGCTGAGGCGGGAGTGGCGCATCGCCTACATGATCATCGCGGCAATTGCCGTGTTCGGGACGCCGGATTGGAGTCCGGTCACGATGATGCTGGTCGCCGTCCCGATGGCCATGCTCTACGAGTTCAGCATCGTCCTCTGCCGCATTTTCATCCGGCCGCCGGCCAAGACCGCCCAACCGGTCCGCTCGAGCGGGTAG
- the pth gene encoding aminoacyl-tRNA hydrolase, giving the protein MIAIVGLGNPGRRYRGTRHNLGRDVVDRVAEKLGVELNEDGFARTARTQFGRAPVLLAIPETYMNVSGQAVSEIARRRRVKPENLLIIYDDLDLPVGRLRLRPANGAGGHNGIRSIIEHLGTKAFPRLRVGIGRPPAGVDAEEFVLQRFAPGERTVIDEAVERAAGAALAVVSDGLEAAMNRINVRETPARPAGSREAGPDPAGGVQRSPRSEDPRV; this is encoded by the coding sequence ATGATCGCCATCGTGGGGCTCGGCAATCCGGGGCGGCGGTATCGAGGCACGCGGCACAACCTCGGCCGCGACGTGGTGGACCGCGTGGCGGAGAAGCTCGGCGTGGAATTGAACGAAGACGGATTCGCCCGAACAGCGCGGACCCAGTTCGGCCGGGCCCCGGTGCTGCTCGCCATTCCCGAGACCTACATGAACGTCAGCGGACAAGCCGTCTCCGAGATCGCCCGGCGCCGCCGCGTGAAGCCGGAGAATCTGCTCATTATCTATGACGACCTCGACCTTCCCGTCGGCCGGTTGCGTCTCAGGCCGGCCAACGGCGCCGGCGGCCACAACGGCATCCGGTCGATCATCGAGCATCTCGGTACGAAGGCGTTCCCGCGCCTTCGGGTCGGCATCGGCCGTCCGCCGGCCGGCGTGGACGCGGAAGAGTTCGTCCTTCAGCGGTTCGCCCCCGGCGAGCGCACGGTGATCGACGAAGCCGTCGAGCGCGCCGCCGGCGCCGCGCTCGCCGTCGTCAGCGACGGGCTGGAGGCGGCGATGAACCGGATCAACGTCCGGGAGACGCCGGCCCGCCCGGCGGGCTCTCGCGAAGCCGGGCCGGACCCGGCCGGGGGCGTCCAAAGGTCCCCCCGGTCCGAAGACCCCCGTGTCTGA
- the glyA gene encoding serine hydroxymethyltransferase, with the protein MDELRRTDPEVAEAIANDVERQRYYVNLVASENYASRAVLEALGSVLTNKYAEGYPGKRYYGGCEYVDVVERLAIDRVRALFGAEHANVQPHAGAQANMAAYFAVIKPGDPVLAMNLAHGGHLTHGSPVNFSGQLYRIIPYGVRADTELIDYDELAKLAREHRPKVVVSGATAYPRQFDFPKIRTICDEVGAVMMVDMAHFAGLVAGRAHPDPVPYADIVTSTTHKTLRGPRGGLILCKERLAAAIDKAVFPGMQGGPLMHVIAGKAVCFKEALHPEFRTYAARIVENARTMAEEFLRRGYHVVSGGTDNHMVLLDVRSKKLTGRKAERALEAAHIVANKNMIPFDPEKPMTTSGVRIGTPALTTRGMRGAEMRIVAGWIDTVLSAPDDEAVRARVRAEVRALCASFPIYPEPVEALR; encoded by the coding sequence GTGGATGAACTGCGCCGCACGGATCCCGAAGTCGCCGAGGCCATCGCGAACGACGTCGAGCGGCAGCGCTACTACGTCAATCTGGTCGCGTCCGAGAACTACGCCAGCCGCGCGGTGCTCGAAGCGCTCGGCAGCGTGCTGACCAACAAGTACGCCGAGGGGTACCCGGGCAAGCGCTACTACGGCGGCTGCGAGTACGTGGACGTCGTGGAGCGCCTCGCGATCGACCGCGTGCGCGCGCTCTTCGGCGCGGAGCACGCCAACGTGCAGCCTCACGCCGGGGCCCAGGCGAATATGGCGGCGTACTTCGCGGTGATCAAGCCCGGGGATCCGGTGCTCGCGATGAACCTTGCGCACGGCGGCCACCTGACCCACGGCAGCCCGGTCAACTTCTCCGGCCAGCTCTACCGCATCATCCCCTACGGGGTTCGCGCGGACACGGAGCTGATCGACTACGACGAACTGGCGAAGCTTGCGCGCGAACACCGGCCCAAGGTCGTCGTCTCCGGCGCGACGGCCTATCCGCGGCAGTTCGACTTTCCGAAGATCCGGACGATCTGCGATGAGGTCGGCGCCGTGATGATGGTGGACATGGCCCACTTCGCCGGGCTCGTGGCCGGCAGGGCCCATCCCGATCCGGTGCCGTACGCGGACATCGTCACCTCGACCACGCACAAGACGCTGCGCGGACCGCGCGGCGGCCTGATTCTCTGCAAGGAACGCCTCGCCGCGGCGATCGACAAGGCGGTCTTCCCCGGCATGCAGGGCGGGCCGCTCATGCACGTGATCGCGGGCAAGGCCGTGTGCTTCAAAGAAGCGCTGCACCCAGAGTTTCGCACCTACGCGGCGCGCATCGTGGAGAACGCGCGCACGATGGCGGAGGAGTTTCTGCGGCGCGGCTACCACGTCGTCTCCGGCGGCACGGACAACCACATGGTCCTGCTCGACGTCCGCAGCAAGAAGCTCACCGGCCGGAAGGCGGAACGGGCGCTCGAGGCCGCGCATATCGTCGCGAACAAGAACATGATCCCGTTCGATCCGGAGAAGCCGATGACGACGAGCGGCGTGCGCATCGGTACGCCGGCGCTGACGACGCGCGGCATGCGGGGCGCGGAGATGCGGATCGTTGCCGGCTGGATCGATACCGTGCTGAGCGCGCCGGACGACGAGGCGGTGCGGGCGCGCGTCCGGGCCGAGGTGCGCGCGCTGTGCGCGTCCTTCCCGATCTACCCCGAGCCGGTGGAGGCCCTGCGCTAG
- a CDS encoding 50S ribosomal protein L25, producing MERVSLSAQVRAATGKSGAKRARREGQVPAVVYGRGRTPRPVSVGRKELVSALQTAGRNALIDLRIAQDGNAETEVVMIEEIQRDHIRREILHIDLHLISLTEAIEVSVPVVLAGTPEGVTSGGGVLEQIHREIEVKCLPTRIPDRFTVDVSGLRVGGSIHVGDLKVEEGIEILTPPEEVIAAVSAPAVEEEAAPAAAEGEAPAEPEVVGRAAAEGETPAEEAAKGGAKAEAKPAKAEAKPAKAEKKE from the coding sequence ATGGAACGGGTAAGCCTGAGCGCCCAGGTGCGCGCGGCGACCGGCAAGAGCGGCGCCAAGCGCGCACGCCGCGAGGGGCAGGTGCCGGCGGTAGTCTACGGCCGCGGCCGGACGCCGCGCCCGGTGTCGGTGGGCCGTAAGGAGCTCGTGTCGGCGCTGCAGACCGCCGGCCGGAACGCGCTGATCGATCTCAGGATCGCGCAGGACGGGAACGCGGAGACCGAGGTCGTGATGATCGAGGAAATCCAGCGCGATCACATCCGCCGCGAGATCCTGCACATCGACCTTCATCTGATCAGCCTGACCGAGGCGATCGAGGTGAGCGTGCCCGTGGTGCTCGCCGGCACCCCCGAGGGTGTGACTTCCGGCGGCGGCGTACTCGAGCAAATCCACCGAGAGATCGAGGTCAAGTGCCTCCCGACGCGGATTCCCGACCGCTTCACCGTCGACGTCAGCGGGCTGCGCGTCGGCGGGTCGATCCACGTTGGCGACTTGAAGGTCGAAGAGGGCATCGAGATTTTGACGCCGCCGGAAGAAGTGATCGCGGCGGTCTCCGCGCCGGCGGTCGAAGAGGAGGCTGCGCCGGCGGCGGCGGAAGGCGAAGCGCCGGCGGAGCCCGAGGTCGTGGGCCGCGCGGCCGCGGAGGGCGAGACGCCCGCCGAAGAGGCCGCCAAGGGCGGCGCGAAGGCGGAGGCCAAACCCGCCAAGGCCGAGGCGAAGCCGGCCAAGGCCGAGAAGAAGGAGTAA
- a CDS encoding sigma-70 family RNA polymerase sigma factor yields the protein MTEAVSALSVLNAGAQAAETGAHRLAAFEELLNRHLRSIYRVAYRLAGNADDAEDLMQEAVAEAFRAFDRYQPGTYFDRWVYRIMHRTHIDWIRHRGRRPEVSFDAPASPEGDPLLARLGDTASDPQHLTEIKDLDGPIQAALESLPPEFRAVVVLADIEGLSYDEIAAAAECPVGTVRSRLHRAREALRTALRPYLRGGEG from the coding sequence GTGACGGAAGCCGTATCAGCGCTGAGCGTACTCAACGCGGGGGCGCAGGCCGCGGAGACCGGCGCGCACCGCCTGGCGGCGTTTGAGGAGCTGCTCAACCGCCACCTGCGCAGTATCTACCGCGTGGCCTACCGCCTCGCGGGCAACGCGGACGACGCGGAAGACCTGATGCAGGAGGCCGTGGCGGAGGCGTTTCGCGCGTTCGACCGGTACCAGCCCGGCACGTACTTCGATCGGTGGGTCTACCGGATCATGCACCGTACCCACATCGATTGGATCCGGCACCGCGGCCGCCGGCCCGAGGTGTCGTTCGACGCGCCCGCCTCGCCGGAGGGTGATCCGCTCCTCGCGCGGCTCGGCGACACCGCGTCCGATCCGCAACATCTCACCGAGATCAAGGATCTCGACGGGCCGATTCAGGCGGCGCTCGAGAGCCTGCCGCCGGAGTTCCGGGCGGTCGTCGTTCTTGCGGACATCGAGGGACTCTCGTATGATGAAATCGCGGCCGCGGCCGAGTGCCCGGTGGGCACCGTTCGGTCGCGCCTGCATCGGGCCCGCGAAGCACTTCGCACGGCGCTGCGGCCATACCTCAGGGGAGGGGAAGGGTGA
- a CDS encoding zf-HC2 domain-containing protein: MKDLHVADHLSAYLDGALPASDLEHVQAHLEVCGTCGRAYEELRSLRGLLRELPEPAVPAGLADRIHWRLTREAARRPSPWAAAWAVLPRPVARPLRVALAAATMLVVIGLPGGWVSGLFAPRGTTFDPDAYVRDYLLTSSDRLTDDVTRTVIAHTALPESTVQR; this comes from the coding sequence GTGAAGGACCTGCACGTTGCCGACCACCTCTCGGCGTATCTCGACGGCGCCCTGCCGGCCTCCGATCTGGAGCACGTGCAGGCGCACCTCGAGGTATGCGGGACGTGCGGCCGGGCGTACGAGGAGCTGCGGAGTCTGCGCGGCCTTCTACGGGAGCTGCCGGAACCGGCGGTGCCCGCGGGACTGGCCGACCGGATCCATTGGCGGCTCACCCGCGAGGCAGCCCGCCGGCCGTCACCGTGGGCTGCGGCGTGGGCGGTACTGCCGCGGCCCGTGGCGCGGCCGCTGCGGGTGGCGCTGGCGGCGGCGACGATGCTGGTCGTGATCGGATTGCCGGGGGGCTGGGTGTCGGGGCTGTTCGCTCCGCGTGGGACGACGTTCGATCCGGATGCGTACGTGCGTGACTATCTGCTGACCTCGTCCGATCGCCTGACGGACGACGTGACCCGAACCGTTATCGCCCATACGGCCCTCCCGGAGTCGACTGTCCAGAGGTAA
- a CDS encoding cytidine/deoxycytidylate deaminase family protein, whose product MARPSWDEYFMSLAHLAATRSTCTRRHVGSIIVKDRMVLSTGYNDTPRGLPNCGEGGCARCASAAASGTSLDTCLCLHAEQNAIVQAAYHGVPIAGGTIYCTHQPCLTCAKMIVNAGLIRIVYDEPYPDPVAERLLTDASIAFSRLVPVPA is encoded by the coding sequence GTGGCGCGTCCGTCCTGGGACGAGTACTTCATGAGCCTGGCGCACCTCGCGGCGACGCGGTCGACGTGCACGCGGCGGCACGTCGGCTCGATCATCGTGAAGGACCGTATGGTGCTCAGCACCGGCTACAACGACACTCCGCGCGGGCTGCCGAACTGCGGCGAGGGCGGCTGCGCGCGCTGCGCGTCGGCGGCCGCCTCCGGCACCTCGCTCGACACCTGCCTCTGTCTCCACGCGGAGCAGAACGCGATCGTGCAGGCCGCGTACCACGGCGTGCCGATCGCCGGCGGCACGATCTATTGCACGCACCAACCGTGCCTGACGTGCGCGAAGATGATTGTGAACGCGGGCCTCATTCGCATCGTCTACGACGAGCCGTACCCGGATCCCGTCGCCGAGCGGCTGCTGACTGACGCGTCGATCGCGTTCAGCCGGCTCGTGCCGGTGCCGGCGTAG
- a CDS encoding sulfite oxidase-like oxidoreductase, translating to MDASRLPPGQTLTEKWPVLHYGGIPKIDTAKWMFTVEGEVETPAGWTWDEFIALPRRSARADIHCVTAWSRYDNLFEGVPASEVVARAHPRPGTAFVMVHSYGGYATNLRLDDLTQEDVLFAFTHDGRPLPPEHGGPCRLVVPRLYFWKSAKWVRGLEFMREERPGFWEQNGYHIRGDPWKEERYSDPW from the coding sequence ATGGACGCGTCCCGGCTGCCGCCCGGCCAGACCCTCACGGAGAAGTGGCCGGTCCTCCATTACGGCGGCATTCCCAAGATCGACACGGCCAAGTGGATGTTCACGGTGGAGGGCGAGGTCGAGACGCCGGCCGGCTGGACCTGGGACGAGTTCATCGCGCTACCCCGCCGGAGCGCCCGCGCCGACATCCACTGCGTGACCGCGTGGTCGCGTTACGACAACCTCTTTGAGGGCGTGCCGGCGTCCGAGGTCGTCGCCCGGGCGCATCCGCGCCCCGGGACCGCCTTCGTCATGGTCCACTCGTACGGCGGCTATGCGACGAACCTCCGGCTCGACGACCTCACGCAGGAGGACGTGCTGTTTGCCTTCACCCACGACGGGCGGCCGCTCCCGCCCGAGCACGGCGGGCCGTGCCGCCTCGTCGTGCCGCGGCTGTATTTTTGGAAGAGCGCGAAGTGGGTCCGAGGACTCGAGTTCATGCGCGAGGAGCGCCCCGGCTTCTGGGAGCAGAACGGCTACCACATCCGCGGCGACCCCTGGAAGGAAGAGCGCTACTCCGATCCCTGGTGA
- a CDS encoding polysaccharide deacetylase family protein, with protein MILRLRRRRTACRRTRRPSCHQRRIAFLAVCALLAAVASDRAALAAPGYPATGQTEPIRWLQEAALAPRRVSYSGTKTVTVWAQTVRASEVRIYHQAPDRTRLDYLAAGDQPERIVVINGGRQTEFVPGRGRYIEGQAPQTDEDALIRQFLPQLAANYDVRFAGAERVAGRPARIVDIQGRLPGRPRFTLWLDVETRLILRLESYGPAGALRETSAFLSVQLNPVLSAGLFIVSPPAGAHVQTRPSQAAPRAGLTIEEISRRVGFIPQLPAYLPPGYQFIRSNVATIQGTPTATFVFSDGVATIRLFESRGAQMGGAGGQPVRIGPFEGTVQARGLATVVHWNANGISMTLVGDVASVELVRVGRSVPPAGSSDTPLRLGGTAARVENGAPSWVGRATCWLRAALAPAVAEAALPAKAQPPSGWPDVPPVPVSPYITNNTHPIGPGIHAEETPIWQAFVDQGLMPVVVKVTVASDGVTKLPDGRLARLAWIWFVYGMDRTGASGAMAREAAGTARALAAVAAQADPRVDRITLSGYYHLAGRFDGRRTDATFTAALSSARLLALPPGGDPRAALEAAGHVWLAPELLEGAVVPHLPVAHDPHLPAGARAPVLPGDRTYEAAERFQGTLLQQIVDAKVRLQGLLFGAESRGMLWRGNPRRREIALTFDDGPSPLTTPLLLAVLRRYHAHATFFVIGQHARAYPYVVAEMVAEGDEVGNHTFHHPNMTTLPALVADSEIAAAAAVIDRAAGRPAEWFRPPGGDYTAGVAADARGHRLGIAMWTSNSGDWALPAYRIVIDRVLARAEPGAIILLHSTTLNTVRALPSILVELRRRGYALVTVSELARDAQ; from the coding sequence ATGATCCTCCGCCTTCGCCGCCGCCGGACCGCCTGCCGGCGGACTCGGCGGCCATCGTGCCATCAAAGGCGGATCGCATTCCTCGCGGTTTGCGCGCTTCTAGCCGCCGTCGCTTCGGACCGTGCCGCGCTGGCGGCGCCGGGGTACCCCGCGACCGGCCAGACTGAGCCGATCCGCTGGCTGCAGGAGGCCGCGCTCGCGCCGCGCAGGGTGAGCTACTCCGGCACCAAGACCGTGACCGTGTGGGCGCAGACCGTGCGCGCGTCGGAGGTGCGCATCTACCATCAGGCGCCGGACCGGACGCGGCTGGATTACCTCGCGGCCGGCGATCAGCCCGAGCGGATCGTCGTGATCAACGGCGGGCGGCAGACCGAGTTCGTGCCGGGCCGCGGGCGGTACATCGAAGGCCAGGCGCCGCAGACCGACGAGGACGCTCTGATCCGCCAGTTTCTGCCGCAACTCGCCGCGAACTACGACGTCCGGTTCGCCGGCGCGGAGCGCGTCGCGGGCCGGCCCGCGCGCATCGTCGACATCCAGGGCCGCCTGCCCGGCCGGCCCCGCTTCACGCTGTGGCTCGACGTAGAGACGCGCCTGATTCTGCGCCTGGAGAGCTACGGCCCGGCCGGCGCGCTGCGGGAGACTTCCGCGTTCCTGAGCGTACAGCTCAACCCCGTGCTGTCGGCGGGTCTGTTCATCGTCTCGCCGCCGGCGGGCGCTCACGTCCAGACGCGTCCGTCGCAGGCGGCCCCCCGCGCCGGACTCACGATCGAAGAGATCTCGCGGCGGGTCGGCTTCATTCCGCAGCTGCCCGCGTATCTGCCGCCCGGTTACCAGTTCATCCGGTCGAACGTCGCGACGATTCAGGGCACGCCGACGGCGACGTTCGTGTTCTCCGACGGCGTCGCGACCATCAGGCTGTTCGAGAGCCGCGGGGCGCAGATGGGGGGGGCCGGCGGACAGCCGGTGCGCATCGGCCCGTTCGAGGGCACGGTGCAGGCGCGCGGCCTTGCGACCGTCGTGCACTGGAACGCCAACGGCATCTCGATGACGCTCGTCGGCGACGTCGCGTCCGTCGAGCTCGTGCGGGTCGGCAGGTCGGTGCCGCCGGCCGGCTCGTCGGATACACCGCTCCGGCTGGGCGGCACCGCCGCACGTGTCGAGAACGGGGCCCCGTCGTGGGTGGGGCGCGCCACGTGCTGGCTTCGCGCGGCGCTCGCTCCGGCCGTCGCGGAGGCCGCGCTGCCGGCGAAGGCTCAGCCACCGTCCGGCTGGCCCGATGTTCCACCCGTGCCCGTCTCGCCCTACATCACGAACAACACCCACCCCATCGGGCCCGGCATCCACGCCGAAGAAACACCCATCTGGCAGGCGTTCGTCGACCAGGGCCTTATGCCGGTCGTGGTCAAGGTGACGGTGGCGAGCGACGGGGTGACCAAGCTGCCCGACGGCCGGCTCGCGCGGCTGGCCTGGATCTGGTTCGTCTACGGAATGGACCGTACCGGGGCGTCCGGCGCCATGGCGCGGGAGGCCGCCGGCACCGCGCGGGCGCTCGCGGCCGTGGCCGCCCAGGCTGACCCCCGGGTCGACCGGATCACGCTCAGCGGCTACTATCACCTGGCGGGACGCTTCGACGGACGCCGCACCGACGCGACCTTCACCGCGGCCCTTTCCTCCGCGCGCCTGCTCGCGCTGCCTCCCGGCGGCGATCCGCGCGCGGCGCTCGAGGCGGCCGGACACGTCTGGCTCGCGCCCGAACTACTGGAAGGGGCGGTGGTCCCGCATTTGCCCGTCGCGCACGATCCGCACCTGCCGGCCGGCGCGCGGGCGCCGGTGCTTCCGGGCGACCGCACGTATGAAGCGGCCGAACGGTTCCAGGGCACGCTGCTCCAGCAGATCGTCGATGCCAAGGTGCGGCTGCAGGGTCTGCTTTTCGGCGCCGAGAGCCGCGGCATGCTGTGGCGCGGCAACCCGCGCCGGCGCGAGATCGCGCTGACCTTCGACGACGGTCCGAGTCCGCTGACGACGCCGCTCCTGCTGGCGGTGCTGCGCCGGTACCACGCGCATGCCACGTTCTTCGTCATCGGGCAGCACGCGCGCGCCTATCCGTACGTGGTCGCCGAAATGGTCGCCGAAGGCGACGAAGTGGGCAATCACACGTTCCACCATCCCAACATGACGACCCTGCCCGCCCTCGTCGCCGACAGCGAGATCGCGGCCGCCGCCGCCGTGATCGACCGCGCGGCCGGCCGGCCGGCGGAGTGGTTCCGGCCGCCCGGCGGCGACTATACCGCCGGCGTCGCGGCGGACGCCCGGGGGCACCGGCTCGGCATCGCGATGTGGACGTCGAACTCCGGCGACTGGGCGCTGCCGGCGTACCGCATTGTGATCGACCGCGTGCTGGCCCGCGCCGAACCGGGCGCGATCATCCTGCTGCACAGCACGACGCTCAACACCGTGCGGGCGCTGCCGTCGATCCTCGTCGAGCTGCGGCGGCGCGGCTACGCCCTCGTCACGGTCTCCGAGCTCGCGCGCGACGCGCAATAG
- a CDS encoding L-threonylcarbamoyladenylate synthase, which yields MIRGHPARPMQVIGVHPASQDVPRQAVRALLDGGLVAFPTDTYYALGACALDGVAVARVFAAKRRPETEPLPVFVADTGQWRMLVPELPEIALRLAERFWPGPLTIVCRRAPHLPPLLAGGGDTIGVRLPGSVLAAALCRALGMPVTGTSANTHGNSAPVTAIEVGMDLGGHVDLILDGGACPGGHPSTVIDITRTPPLIVRAGGVSADELREVTGPLAEPAQA from the coding sequence GTGATCAGGGGACACCCGGCGCGCCCGATGCAGGTCATCGGCGTCCATCCGGCTTCGCAGGATGTGCCGCGCCAGGCGGTACGCGCGCTGCTCGACGGCGGGCTCGTCGCGTTTCCGACCGACACATACTACGCGCTCGGGGCGTGCGCCCTGGACGGCGTGGCGGTGGCCCGGGTCTTTGCGGCGAAGCGCCGCCCGGAGACGGAACCGCTGCCCGTCTTTGTCGCCGACACGGGCCAGTGGCGGATGCTCGTGCCGGAGCTGCCGGAAATCGCGCTGCGGCTGGCGGAACGCTTCTGGCCGGGCCCGCTCACCATCGTCTGCCGGCGGGCGCCGCACCTTCCGCCGCTGCTCGCGGGCGGCGGCGATACCATCGGCGTACGCCTGCCGGGGTCCGTCCTCGCGGCCGCGTTGTGCCGCGCCCTCGGCATGCCCGTTACCGGCACCAGCGCCAACACGCACGGCAACTCGGCGCCGGTGACCGCCATCGAGGTCGGCATGGACCTCGGCGGCCACGTGGACCTGATCCTCGACGGCGGCGCGTGCCCCGGGGGCCATCCGTCCACGGTGATCGATATCACCCGTACGCCGCCGCTGATCGTCCGCGCCGGCGGGGTGTCCGCGGACGAACTGCGCGAGGTGACGGGCCCCCTGGCCGAACCGGCGCAGGCCTAG
- a CDS encoding FAD-dependent oxidoreductase has protein sequence MRRGVRVFAASVLAFCVAAPLSMGPAAPVAAGVVTDACDVRTPLLVVGGTPAGVAAAVAAARTGTAVYETEARPYLGGDLTGAMLNMLDMDFGLTGEHLARGVFSDVYKQLGMTFDVETAKRVFMDEVKREPLITLRLHRRPVEVLMSGPWVTAVIFDDTKSGQRQTVCAKRVIDATDDGDIAAMAGAPFTIGREDSGIDRAMMSATLVFEVKDVNWHQVTNYVTGVREQHMRRGGVYQGNVWGYGPIMRMYKPVEPNVAIYDLNIGLQNNHTVLINGLLVFGVDGTDPASVADGMRRAKVELPTLMEFLRETAPGFAKADLVRTADYLYIRETRHVRGLYVLTANDIVNSRVFWDAVGVASYPIDIHPYKMGEFNPYAPKRFVYTIPFRSLVPYGTANLLMASRSISATYAAAASCRVIPTTMEEGQAVGVAAALSLERRVSVPQLAEQPSLIHELQAGLHGQGAFLLPDTLESLGAATPPWFDRTGSAARNPVLPSTAPVDGAGPTKP, from the coding sequence GTGCGGCGCGGAGTCCGCGTGTTCGCGGCTTCCGTGCTCGCGTTTTGCGTGGCGGCTCCGCTGTCGATGGGCCCCGCGGCACCGGTCGCGGCCGGCGTGGTGACGGATGCCTGCGACGTGCGGACGCCGCTCCTCGTGGTCGGCGGCACGCCCGCCGGCGTGGCGGCGGCCGTCGCGGCGGCCCGGACCGGGACGGCCGTGTACGAGACCGAAGCGCGGCCGTACCTCGGCGGCGACCTCACCGGCGCGATGCTGAACATGCTCGACATGGACTTCGGCCTCACGGGCGAGCATCTCGCGCGCGGCGTATTCTCCGACGTCTACAAACAGCTCGGCATGACCTTCGACGTCGAAACTGCCAAGCGCGTCTTTATGGACGAGGTCAAGCGGGAGCCGCTGATTACGCTGCGGCTGCACCGCAGGCCGGTCGAGGTCTTGATGAGCGGCCCGTGGGTGACCGCCGTCATATTCGACGACACGAAGAGCGGACAGCGTCAGACCGTGTGCGCGAAGCGCGTGATCGACGCGACCGACGACGGCGACATCGCGGCGATGGCCGGGGCGCCGTTTACGATCGGCCGAGAGGATTCGGGCATCGACCGCGCGATGATGTCGGCGACGCTCGTGTTCGAGGTCAAGGACGTCAACTGGCATCAGGTCACCAACTACGTGACGGGTGTGCGCGAGCAGCACATGCGGCGCGGCGGCGTCTACCAGGGCAACGTCTGGGGCTACGGGCCGATCATGCGGATGTACAAGCCGGTGGAGCCCAACGTCGCGATCTACGACCTCAACATCGGGCTCCAGAACAATCACACAGTGCTGATCAACGGGCTCCTCGTCTTCGGCGTGGACGGCACCGATCCGGCCTCGGTCGCGGACGGCATGCGGCGGGCGAAGGTCGAGCTGCCGACCCTGATGGAGTTCCTGCGTGAGACGGCGCCCGGCTTCGCGAAGGCGGATCTGGTCCGGACCGCCGACTACCTCTACATCCGCGAAACGCGCCACGTCCGCGGGCTGTATGTGCTGACGGCGAACGACATCGTAAACAGCCGGGTGTTTTGGGACGCGGTCGGCGTTGCGAGTTACCCCATCGACATCCATCCGTACAAGATGGGCGAGTTCAATCCGTACGCGCCGAAGCGGTTCGTGTACACGATCCCGTTCCGCTCGCTGGTGCCGTACGGCACGGCGAATCTCTTGATGGCGAGCCGGTCGATCTCCGCGACGTACGCCGCCGCGGCGTCGTGCCGCGTTATCCCGACGACGATGGAAGAAGGCCAGGCCGTGGGCGTTGCCGCGGCCCTCTCGCTCGAACGGCGGGTGTCCGTGCCGCAGCTCGCCGAGCAGCCGTCGCTGATTCACGAGCTGCAGGCCGGTCTGCACGGGCAGGGCGCGTTCCTTCTGCCGGACACGCTCGAGTCGCTCGGCGCGGCAACGCCGCCGTGGTTCGACCGCACCGGCTCGGCCGCGCGGAACCCCGTGCTGCCGTCGACGGCGCCGGTCGACGGCGCCGGTCCCACCAAGCCGTAA